AGTCGGTCCCCCTCTTTTTATCCCAGCCCAGAGTCTCACATGTGTTTGTCCGGGTTCAGCTTAAGCTGGAGCGAGGTCTTCGCCTACCACAGGACCCGCAAGGGCATTGGGAGGCGTAGCCTCTTGGTGGATCGGGGGGAGTCGGGGTATCGGAATGTTCTCTTGCCCGACGGCCGCATCCTCTACCAGGGGGAGGGCAAGCGGGGAAACCAGGAGCCGATGGGAGGGAACCTCCGGCTTCTCTTAGCCGAGCGGGAGGGAACTCCCTTAAGGGTTTTCCTCCGGGAGCGGCCGGGCCTTTGGCGGGACCTGGGGTGGTACCGGGTGGAAGGGCACCGCTACGCCCTTCTGCTCGAGGAGGGCCGGTGGGTGTACTGGTTCACCCTCGCCCCTTGTGAATGCGAAGAAGACCTTTGAGGGTTAGGTCCTCGTCCACCACGTCAAAGGAGGGGCAGAGATCCCGCAGGGTCTCGGCAAAGCCCCCGGTGGCGATCACCAGGGCTTCCCCAGCCTCTTCCTTGAAGCGGCGCACCATGCCCTCCACCAAGGCGGCATAGCCCAGGACCAGGCCCGAGCGCAGGGCGTCCAGGGTGTTCCTGCCCACCACCCGGGCAGGGGGGACCAGGTCTATGCGGGGAAGCTTGGCGGTCCGGGCCGCCAAGGCGTCGGCGGCGGTCTGGGGGCCGATGGTGATGGCCCCGCCCAGGTAGCGGTTAGGAGCCTCCACCAGGTCGAAGGTGGTGGCGGTGCCGAAGTCCACCACGACGTAGCGGCCTGTGGGACTAGGGTAGCCCAAAGCGCCCACGGCGTTCACCAGGCGGTCCGTGCCGGCTTCCCTCGGGTTGTCTATGCACACCTCCAACCCCGTGGCCTCGGCGTCCACCACCTGGGCCTGAATGCCGAAGAGTTTGCCGATGGCCTCCTTCATCTCCCGCTCCACCGGAGGCACCACGCTGGAAAGGAGGGCGGCTTTGGGAGGGGGGAGGTCCTCGAGGGCGAAGAGGTTTCTCAGGATGACCCGGTACTCGCTTTCCATGCGCATCCGGTCGGTGTGGATGCGGAAGTGGGCGATGAGGTGCTCCCCGGAAAAGACCCCCAGGACCGTGGAGGTGTTGCCGATGTCTATGGCCAGGAGCATGGGGCTTAGCCTTGGGCCTCTTGGCCTTCCTCCCAGGGCTCCAGCACCACCTTGACGGTGATCTCGGCGTTGAGGTTGGCGGAAACGGAGCAGTACTTGGTGTGGGAGAGGTGGGCGGCGCGCTCGAGGGCTTCCAGCGTTACCCCTGGCCCCGAGGCGATGTGGGTGATGGTGATGTGGGTGTAGCGCTTAGGATGGGTTTCCGCCCGGATGCCCTCCACCTCCACCCGGTAGCGGGCCAGGGGTTGCTTCTTCTTCCTCATGATGTCCACCACGTCGTAAGCGGTGCAGGCTCCCAAGGCCATGAGGAGGAGCTCCATGGGGCGGGGGCCGGTGGAGGGTTGGTCCCCGTCGATCATCACCTTGTCTCCCTGCTCGTTCACTCCCAGGAAGCGGTGGCCTACCAGCTGGTGGATCACGACCCTCTTGGTCATGAGCCGGATTTTATCAGGCTTTAACCTTTGCCGCTAGAATGGGCGTGGATGCGGGTACTCCTCCTGGTTGGCGTCTTTTTATGGAGCCTGGCTTGGGCCTTTCCCCGCATTGGGGTGCACGAGGGCTTCACCCGCCTGGTCTTTGACCTTCCCTCTAAGGAGGTGCAGCACACCCTTTCCCAAGAGAACGGCCTTCTGGTTTTGGTCCTGAAGGGGGTAACGGCCGCTCCCTTGGACCAGGTGGTGAACTCTTCCGAGGTGGCCTCGGTGCAGACCCTCCTCGAGGCGGGGCAGGTGCGGGTGGTGGTGCGCCTAAAGGGAAGGGTGGAGGCCACGGTGCGCCGCTATTCCGACCCGGAGCGGTTGGTGGTGGACCTGAGCCTGAAAAAGGAGGCCTCCACCCCGGCCAAGCCAGCCCAAGACCCGCCCCGTAACCGGCCGCCCAAGCCGCCCAAGCCCGTGGTCCTCCTGGACCCCGGCCACGGGGGGGTGGACCCGGGGATGGTGGGGTACGTGGTGGAAAAGGAGGTGGTCCTGGACGTGGCCTTGCGCCTGAAGCGCCTCATGGAGAAGGAGGGCATCGAGGTGCGCCTTACCCGGGACCGGGACATGCACCTTTCCCCCGATAAGCGGGAGGACCTCTCCCGCAGGGCGGCCATGGCGGATAGCTCGCAGGTGAACCTCTTTGTCTCCATCCATGTCAACGCCACCCCCACCCGCACGGCCCAAGGGGTGGAGGTCTTCTACTTCGGCCAGGCCCAGGACGCCAGGGTTTTGGCCCAGGTGATCCGGGAAAATGGCGGGGGGGAGCTGGGGCAGCGCCTGACCCAGGAGGCCCGCACCGTGGCGGAGAGGATTCTCTTTGACATCGTGGCCCAGGCCAACCAGCGCTATAGCCAGCGCCTGGCGGAAACCCTAGGGAGGAAGCTGTCCCAGGCTACGGGAAGCCCCTACCGGGGAACCTTCCCCGGGGATTTCTTCGTGCTTCGCTACGCCAAGGTGCCGGCGGTGTTGGTGGAGATCGGCTTCGGGGACCATGTGGTGGAGGGGCGGCGCCTCGCCGACCCCGCCTACCGGGAGAAGGTGGCCCAGGGGCTTCTTGCGGGCATCCTCACCTTCCTGGCCAACGGGGCCTATGCCCGATGAGGGCTGGGGATGGGGAAGGAAACGCTCATTCCCGCCTGGGATCGGGGCCAGGGGGGCAGGCCTTTGGCCTTAGGGCGGGTTTGGGATTCCAGCCCACGGGCCCCCAGGTTAGGGAGAGGGCGCGGGGCCTGCTCCTGAGGGGGAGCCAGGGGAGCTGTAACTCCTCGAGGCGGTAGGCCAAGGGTTTCCCCCTGTACTCCCCTAGGTTCAAGAGCATGCCTTCCCCCTGGAAAAGGGAGCGGTAGGAGTACCCGTAGGCAAAGGGGGGGTCTAGGGCGCGGAGGGAGGCCATGGGACCCCCTCCGTACCGGGGCCCCTGGGGGCCAACCCAGAGGCCCTCCAAGACCCCTGCAACCTCCGCCTCCCCCACCAGGAAGGCCCCACGCCAGGCCCTGAGGTAGTCAAAGCCGGGACGGCGGAGCAGTTGGGCCTTCCCTTGCCTAAGGCCCAGCCAGTCTAGGAGGAGGCCCTCGGAATCCCCCTGCACCTCCAGCCTTCCCACCGCGCCCCTCTCCCCCAGGAAGCGGAG
This window of the Thermus neutrinimicus genome carries:
- a CDS encoding type III pantothenate kinase — translated: MLLAIDIGNTSTVLGVFSGEHLIAHFRIHTDRMRMESEYRVILRNLFALEDLPPPKAALLSSVVPPVEREMKEAIGKLFGIQAQVVDAEATGLEVCIDNPREAGTDRLVNAVGALGYPSPTGRYVVVDFGTATTFDLVEAPNRYLGGAITIGPQTAADALAARTAKLPRIDLVPPARVVGRNTLDALRSGLVLGYAALVEGMVRRFKEEAGEALVIATGGFAETLRDLCPSFDVVDEDLTLKGLLRIHKGRG
- a CDS encoding N-acetylmuramoyl-L-alanine amidase, which produces MRVLLLVGVFLWSLAWAFPRIGVHEGFTRLVFDLPSKEVQHTLSQENGLLVLVLKGVTAAPLDQVVNSSEVASVQTLLEAGQVRVVVRLKGRVEATVRRYSDPERLVVDLSLKKEASTPAKPAQDPPRNRPPKPPKPVVLLDPGHGGVDPGMVGYVVEKEVVLDVALRLKRLMEKEGIEVRLTRDRDMHLSPDKREDLSRRAAMADSSQVNLFVSIHVNATPTRTAQGVEVFYFGQAQDARVLAQVIRENGGGELGQRLTQEARTVAERILFDIVAQANQRYSQRLAETLGRKLSQATGSPYRGTFPGDFFVLRYAKVPAVLVEIGFGDHVVEGRRLADPAYREKVAQGLLAGILTFLANGAYAR
- a CDS encoding OsmC family protein, which produces MTKRVVIHQLVGHRFLGVNEQGDKVMIDGDQPSTGPRPMELLLMALGACTAYDVVDIMRKKKQPLARYRVEVEGIRAETHPKRYTHITITHIASGPGVTLEALERAAHLSHTKYCSVSANLNAEITVKVVLEPWEEGQEAQG